The sequence AAACTAGAAATCCAAAACGCCTCGATCGTCTTTTCACCCTTATGGAAATATTTTCGGATAATAACACTAGAAGAAAATATGCGCCTATTACAACCAAATCTCTCAAATACAGAAAAAGAAAACATCAAAACGTTTGCAGAGTGGTTGTTACAGATTGGGGATGGAAACATAGGCGACCCAGATGACAGCGATCCTCAGAATACATCATGGGTCAAAATCCCAGATGAATACTGCATTACTGACAATAAGAATGGTTTATCAAACCTGATATCATTCATATATAATGACGAACTGTTACGCAACCTATGTGTGTTACAACTGCAGCAAAAAGCTATTGTATGTCCAAAAAATGAAACcgttgatattattaataaaacaattatccAAAAGATCAACAAAGAAGAGAGAACATATACTTGTTGCGATTCTGCTATACCTTACAATAATGACGGGGGCCAAACAGAATTGTTATATCCCGCAGAGTATCTCAACTCGCAAAATTTCCCCAGCCTCCCTCCGCACGTGCTCACACTCAAAGTCGGCGTTCCGATAATACTACTAAGAAATCTAAACATAGCTGGTGATGTTTGCAACGGAACATGGATGATAACAACACAATTGTTAACACGACATATCGAGGCTGAAATCATCACTGGAACCAAAGTCGGGCAGAAAGTGCACCTCCCAAGAATAAACTTAATTCATAAAGACAATGTCTTACCCTATATATTCAAAAGAGTCCAACATCCCGTCAATACGCCATGACGATTAACAAAAGCCAGGGACAATCATTGAACAAAATAGGAATCTACCTTCCAAAACCCTTTTTCAGTCATGGTCAATTATATGTTACTCTATCAAGAGCAACTACTCCCCACGACTTAAAAATCCTCATAAAGAAAGAGGAAAAAAGAGACCTCAACATCACCAAAAATATAGTGTACAAAGACTttttgaaaatcattttatatGAACAGGTACTATACATCTTtgcatatttatatatacatttaactaaTAATATTTGCTTTTTAACACCTGGTGCAGGATGGAACAACAATTTGAATTGGTTCCAATTTCCTCACTACGTCCAGGTGATCGACATAAAATGATCGAAGTTTTGGCTTACAGACACTGGGTAATGAAGCGGGCAAGAAACCCGAAGGCCGTTGGTTTCTGCATCCTCCTAATTGACATATATGTAAGCACACAACaaaactataaacatatacttgatAGTGTAGCCTGATATGTACACATTAAAGACTTTAATATGTGTAATTGCGAATTAAGTTAGAAAAAAAAATTGTTGCTGCCCTAATCACAAAAAATACATAATATAGTACTCTTAGATGTGATCGAATGAAATGAGTTTAAATTTAAATTAAGATGAAACAGACTGCTTTTAACATActctatttttttattaaaaaaattattagttGCTGAACAAAAAAATATTAGCTGCTAAATGTATGTTCTACTGGTCTTTTGGATTTTTTTTATCAGAATCTGTATCTCCTTATGACTATGCAACTAATCTATCCTACAGGGCAATGCCATCCAAGCCGTAGCAGACTACAGCCAAGGAGGCACTTCACAAATCTTTAGCAACTCAACTCAGCCTATCGACTATCCAATTTCATATGCGAACAAGTAAACCAATATGACAAAGCAGTCTCAAATCCTACATGTATATCAATTGCCAAGCAACTAATATCAGAAGGAATACCAACCGATGGCTTCCCAAGAGAACACTTCGAATTCACAAATcatatgtcacgaccctactttttccgttatcttttaccgttaattatttaacgtccgttaattggtattcatgtcacgtcatttctatgacctatattattattttagtaataatatattaattattatgtgttatgtgaatatatgtattcatattttaaaatcgtacgtttctacgtgtcgtgaatttctatccggcgaatcttttcggttttcaatcaAACGGTCAAGCTTTTGAGATTTTAAAGCCCAAAATATTTTAAACATGATATTTTAATGTtatgtgtttatatatagtgtttatatatatttttcgtcgcgtatttgttatctttctgaaaaatcaatcgcgtagtcgcgttttcgcgtttcgggtttcgttcgagcgttcgggccacaatCATTTTATCAAAATAAAAAATTGGGCTAGTAGGGCCCACCCCCTTGCAATTTTCAGCCGAACCCCTATGAGGGGGAGAGAGCCTTTCCTTGTTTCATTTTTCATTCTCATTTTCATTTATCAAAACCTAAATTCTAAATTGCTCTCATATTTTCTCCTCTCCCTCTCCCTTGGCCGTCAccaaccatcatcaccatcaccatcatttCATCATCAAATATTGCTTGGATCATCGAATCATTTACACAATCGGATTCCTCATTCCATTCTCTACGCGTCTACaccaatcaattcttgattagggtataaaccctaaccctaaatttttgattttttctttatatgttattatgatagtatgatgattgtatgttgttgtattgttgatggCATGCATAGAAACACTTGTTATAGCATGATTTCGATTTGATTGAATTGGGAAAGCAGCTTAtttgatcatttctgtaaacttaaatgatgtaaatgttaaattaaagtgtctatatgtgttcctctcatcaagacattaattttagactccgaattcatgttatttcgattcccggagcttaagatatgattaaaatggtgttttattgaaatcaaaatataaaaatgaattGTTTCAGGTTttctccgactttgtgaccacttttggagtctttagggtatactagtgtgttaggattgatgattggatgaacattcatgttcgggtcatcgaaatccgagccacggatcacccgttatgactaaaacttgTTTTTGAATGGATTAAGCTCCAAGTTGATATATGGCTGATGGTCACAACTTGGTGGCTGTTTTTAGGATGTTCTTGAGtgtactaatgtgtcgggtggtttggttaggcagagatatatataagactcgccgaaaaccgattcccggggctcaagttatgacccgatgaacttttaattaaaacttatggttataaaatggaacttatgatataaataatgatttttattattattaaattacttatgatataaaaagtaattaatttaatttaagacttatgatatatatatttattatatcatttattaactacattatgatttaattaaacatttaaattaaacttatgattaatatactttcattattaatgaaaaatacttatggtaagtattaaacttatgttatgggattattataataaaacttataataaggattaattaattatttaattattataaggcttagttattatttaattataatttaattattaaatacttatgatttaatgattataattagaaacttatgatttgATTAATAAttcgttattaattaataatacttatgatatgattaaaaatttattattaattaataatacttatattatgattaatatttaattaattaattaaatacttatgttatattaattatatcatttaaacttatgttaacattaataatttaatttaatttaattaaacttatgttataacataattatacatatttgacttaaaataacattataacttatattattattataacttatactttaaaatttaatgttgactaagtttgaccaaggttgacttttgagttgactttcggttgactttgaccttcagttgacttttgttgactttctaattaaggaaactttcctaacttaaaaactttctaaaaatagcaactttctaaatatggaaactttccaaaaatagtaactttcctaaaatagaaactttccaaaaatagaaactttctaaaaatagaaactttcataaaatagaaactttctaaaaatagaaactttccaaaaatataaactttcctaaaatagaaactttctaaaaatagaaagtatgtgtccttacgctgttctaaTCAAACTGAAGCATGTTGTgagttgttctatgtttacttgcaacaagtactatagctatcatactaatacttgacctaagttagttatttatatcgacctgctttatttataggtcggcgttgtgatcattcctgatcactttacttcgtttgctgttcactttttgtatggttacttcatttgctttaaggtgagttatagtcccgtttttcatactttttaaagtatatttttgggatgtgattacatgcattttgttttacgtttagacacatgtGGCAATTAAAGATAAATTATTCATTAGGAGTtaaacaaaaatatttcctagcctggtaactgtaatcactggtttctactggtgaacgcaaatcctatggatagatctatcgggcttgacagacccattttgagctagtcgcgctagcaatttataatcggaatgtgttagtacttcgtatttatttgaagatacacttgttcagtgtatatatattgtgtttggcaagggtaaataaatggttaagtggttaccaggtgtctcattgataatggaataatgttttatgttttctaacattttaaatcttgtggtctaaagtttattcatttatttaaacatataattcactcaacatttttgttgacagtttactcgcatgttttcacaggtacttgatttatttagtgcttccgctgtgttagaagtgtctgcatgcatttaggcagattttgttaaacaatttatgaaacagtaaacttgcattctctttttgaattattaaacttgtaggtgtttggttgacaatgttttatgtcaactttggatatttaatatgttgggtttgtttaaactgcatattttggtaaatttcctttttgggaaacttttgagtaaaagaatgcaatgttgtttattaaattcatttaaagttcgatcaagctgtgggaccaagtgacggagccgttaagtgtattgacggggccatcacagttggtatcagagctctggttgtagggaactaggcggtcataatgtggtcaaccctTGGTCTTTAGGGTGCATTGGAGTTTAGTCTATAGCCCGGCCTTTCttgatatagcattattatgcatttcatttcatatgaGAAATAATCATAGGTTATTGCTTATGATATTCCTATTTTgtatatggtttgtggttttactgtttacAGATGTCAGCTTCTAGCAACAATTCCGTTCCTGTTCCTGTTTCCCCGTCTGCCACCCGTCGTGCACGACATCCTCGCCTGAGAGATCCTGTTAATTACTACAtggctaccattactcatatgactaGAGCGTATACGAATGAGACTCGAATTGATGCTCTTAGCGATTGTATGCGTGTCTTGCCGCATACGgaggtgatggatgagattagagctgaTATGGATAACCGTGAGGTGGAGACTAGGAAGCGTAACcgtgaggtggacgctaagttcgaggctcttgagagcgtgGTTCGTGGTCTGAAGACGGAGTTGAAGGAGGTGAAAGGAacgttgaggaagtatgagactcctgacgagcctcataccggcccagcttatcacacccgctccaagcagatgtgatgtgatATCATGAGTGATCATTTTATTTCATAGACTATTTAtccttttatacattcatttttgggtgatgtacggcgttttgccgaggattttgttatgggatatttttttcatttatgtatggatggttatttcttttatgacatctgttatcattatcatattttatttctgatgttgtgactcttggcatgttatattatgcataatatagttcatgtatgttaggtgctatgtttgttgtatgatttttatcataaagtatgtatgcatgtggtggctatttctataactatcataactatcatgttattactcatagtattTATTGACTATtactttaatggttaatcttttcatgttcgacctattcctttataacactggtattattcttagtactaacggatgtgttattctgttttgaagatcatgcctccccgcgagtccaacgaagctcgtatGCAACGTCTTATCTCTGAGGGAATAGCAGCTACTATGGCAGCTAATGTCAATGCTAATGTTAAtgccaacaatcaggtgggatgctcccacaagacttttatggcaaGTCATCCGCAAGAATTCAATGGcactgaaggacccattggacttactagttggtttgagaagattgagtctatttttcGAGTGAGTAGAGTCCGTGATGAGTACAAGGTTAGTTTCACCAGCTGCACTCTCAAAGACAGTGCATTgacttggtggaacaacttggtgaaTAGTTTGGGTAATGATGCGGCGTATGGTTTGTCTTGGAATAATTTTAAAGAGAGGATGATCATCCGTTATCGCCCTAGGGGTTAGCTTAAGAAATTGGAGGCTGAgcttaagaacttaaagatgaagggcaccgatttagatgcctatgagcaaaggttctttgaattGACGTTGTTGTATCCAAATGCTTATGCTGATGAGGAccgtaagattgaagcttatattgatgggttgtCTGAACGAATTAAgtatggggttgagtctagtgagccccagactattgaagctaCTATGTCTATGGCGCAcaagcttaatgataagattttgaagAGAAGTAAGGCAGCTACGACTgatgccagtgaggaagttgttaagaaggctgataatgggaaaaggatttgggataacaaccgcaaccagaaccaaggtcagcagaagaaacaagatacttctggttcgaataaccgtaATCAGCATGTTTGTCcgcgatgttataaggctcatgatggttattgtacggttacttgtaaaaggtgttccaagcagggacacattgctaaagattgcacGGTGGTTATACCGGgtactgctactcctgctgcaagtggtggtaataatagtggtaatggtaatgggaagccgagaaatggtgAAAATCCGaaagtttgttatgaatgtggtaagccggggcatttccttgatgcctgtcccaacaagaagactgctgagaatgcacgtggaagggCGTTCAATATTAATGCCAGGAATactgaggaagatccaaaacttgttacgggtacgttctcggtcaacaatTTATTAGTTtacgtactatttgattcaggggcagatttgagttttgtgtcgagtaattTAAGTCCAAAAATTAAAactccgttaactcctctagacaatacttatgttgtagaggtagctaatggtaaagtgcttactgctaaggcTGGGTAtcataaatgtaacattaatctgattGATAGGGATTTTGAGGTAGATTTATTATCGATTGACCTGGgcagttttgacgttgttattggtatggattggttgtctgcgaatcgtgctgaaatCATGTGTTATGGGAAAGAttttcgtattactaatgtggttggagagccgctgatggtttttggggataggaaatgcagacagttaaatcttattagctgtttgaaagttcataaacatctttgcaaaggctgtcatgctattctagcccatgttgttgattctgatagagaagagaagagcattggtgatgttcatattgttagaggttttcccgaggtatttcccgaggaTTTACCTGGCCTGCCGCCAGAAtgtgcggtagaatttcaaatcgatcttgttcccagtgctgctcctgtagcacgtgctccttaccgacttgcgccttctgaacttcaagaattgtagaGTCAACTcagtgagttgttagacaagggttttattcatcccaattcgtccccttggggagctcctattctatttgttaagaagaaagatggttcatttcgtttgtgtattgattatcgtgaattgaacaagcttataattaaaaaccgttaccctcttccaagaattgatgatctgttcgatcagcttcagggttcgtctatttattctaagatcgaaCTTCGTTTTAGTTATCATCagctgcgtgttaaagaatctgatgttccgaaaaccgcatttcgcacccgttatggtcactacgaattccttgttatgtcgttcggattgataaatgcacctgatgtgttcatgaacctcatgaaccgtgtgtgtagaccctatctggacaaattcgttattgttttcatcgacgacatccttatttattccaagagcgatgaagagcacgaagaacatttgaagttggtgcttgatttgttgaggaaagaagagttgtacgccaagttttctaagtgtgctttctgaagagaagttcaattccttggacatattgttagtaaacagggagcacaagttgatcctgccaagattgaggcaattgagaagtgggaaattccgaaaactcctactcagatttgtCAGTTTCTAGggtggcaggttactatagaaggttcattcaagatttatcTCGTATAGTGAAACCTctaactgctttaacgcacaaggggaagaatatgagtggaaggatgaacaagagactgcttttcaaactctgaagaagaagttgactaccgctccgatattgtcactatctgagggtaatgatgattttgtcgtttattgtgatgcttcgcgccagggctttggctgtgttttgatgcagcgaaagaaagttattgcgtacgtgtcacgtcagttgaagattcacgagcagaattatacaacccatgatttagagttgggagctgttgtgtttatgcttaagatttggagacattatctttatggggtcaaaagtacagtgtacactgatcacaaaagtcttcaacatatccttgatcagaaacagtttaatatgaggcaacgaagatgggttgagacgttgcacgattatgattgcgaacttttatatcatccgggaaaggccaatgttgtggccgatgcgttaagtcgtaaagagagggctgaagctcgcaggtttagggccttgaatatgaccattcgaacaaacctcgcaaggtagattcttgaggcacaacaagaagccttaaaggaggagaattttgtgaacgagaaagtcagaggcatggctaagaagtttgaggtacgagcagatggtactcggtattttgtgggacgtctttgggttccgaagtttggtgatctgcgacaacttgttttggatgaggctcataagtctagatactatATTCATCCtaattcaggaaagatgtatcatgatcttaaggagctgtattaatggcctaatttgaaaactgatgtggctacttatgtggctaagtgtttaacctgtgctaaggttaaagctgagcatcagaaactgtctggacttttggtgcaacctgagatccccgagtggaagtaggaaggtattacaatggattttattacgaagttaccgagagttgtgggtgcttatgataccatttgggtgattgttgaccgactcacaaagtcagctcatttcttgccgattaaggaaacagattcgatggagaagcttactcgtttgtatttgaaggagattgtttcgagacatggtgttcctgtagctattatttcagaccgagacagtcgattcatatcgaggttttggcaatccttacaggaagctttgggaactaagttggatatgagcaccgcttatcatccgcagatggatggtcagagtgaaaggaccattcaaacgttagaagatatgttgcgagcgtgtgttatcgattttggtaatgggtgggatagatattttccgctggctgaattttcttataataacagataCAGGAACACCAAGTATTAAAGcctcaccgtttgaagctctgtacggtagaaagtgtaggtctcctatctgttggaatgaggttggggatgctcaactcacaggcctagaaattattcatgagactaccgagaagatcgtacagattaaagaaagattgagaatagCTAGAAGtctgcaaaagagttatgccgataagagaaggaaagatatataatttcaagttggtgaccgtgtcacgttgaaggtatcaccttagaaaggtgtggtacgttttggtaaaaggggaaagttgaatcctcgttttgttggatcgTTTGAGATCacagagagagttggacccgtggcttatcgtttgaaattgccacaagaactcagtgctattcatgacgtatttcatgtatcgaatttgaagaagtgtttagctgatgccgatgaaactattcctcttgaggagtttcatgttgataaacaactccattttattgaggaacctgttaaaattatggatcgagaggttaagacactcaagcagagtagaattcctatcgtccgagttagatggaatgtcagacgcggtcccgagttcacttgggagcgtgaatatcagatgaggcagaagtacccgcatttgttcccagatgacgagtcaacccctgcacctgcttaaatttcgggacgaaatttccgtaacgggaaggtactgtcacgaccctactttttccgttatcttttaccgttaattatttaacgtccgttaattggtattcatgtcacgtcatttctatgacctatattattattttagtaataatatattaattattatgtgttatgtgaatatatgtattcatattttaaaatcgtacgtgtctacgtgtcgtggatttctatccggcgaatcttttaggttttcaaaccaacgatcaagcttttgggattttaaagcccaaaatattttaaatataatattttaattttatgtgtttatatatattattcgtcgcgtatttgttatatctccgaaaaatcaatcgcgtagtagcgttttcgcgtttcgggtttcgttcgagcgttcgggccacaagcattTTATCAAAATACAAAATTAGGCTAGTGGGGCCACCCCCTTGCAATTTTCATCCGAACCCCTATGAGGGGGGGGGGGAGAGCCTTTCCATGTTTCATTTTTCATTCTCATTTTCATTTATCAAAACCTAAATTCTAAATTGCTCTCATCTTTTCTCCTCTCCCTCTCCCTTGGCCGTTGccaaccatcatcaccatcaccatcatttcatcatcaaatattgcttggatcatcaaatcatttacacaatcggattcctcattccgttctctacgcgtctacaccaatcaattcttgattagggtataaaccctaaccctaactttttgattttttctttaattttttggtttttatatgttattatgatagtatgttgttgtattgttgatggcatgcatagaaacacttgttatagcatgatttcggtttgattgaattgggacagcagcttatttgatcatttctgtaaacttaactgatgttaatgttaaattaaagtgtctagatgtattcctctcatcaagacattaattttagactccggattcatgttatttcgattccaggagcttaagatatgattaaaatggtgttttattgaaatcaaTAATATAAAAGTGAATTGTTTCAGGtttagtccgactttgtgaccacttttggagtctttagggggtactagtgtgttaggattgatgattggatgaacattcatgttcgggtcatcgaaat comes from Rutidosis leptorrhynchoides isolate AG116_Rl617_1_P2 chromosome 4, CSIRO_AGI_Rlap_v1, whole genome shotgun sequence and encodes:
- the LOC139842578 gene encoding uncharacterized protein; protein product: MRLLQPNLSNTEKENIKTFAEWLLQIGDGNIGDPDDSDPQNTSWVKIPDEYCITDNKNGLSNLISFIYNDELLRNLCVLQLQQKAIVCPKNETVDIINKTIIQKINKEERTYTCCDSAIPYNNDGGQTELLYPAEYLNSQNFPSLPPHVLTLKVGVPIILLRNLNIAGDVCNGTWMITTQLLTRHIEAEIITGTKVGQKVHLPRINLIHKDNVLPYIFKRVQHPVNTP